The Algoriphagus sanaruensis genome window below encodes:
- a CDS encoding outer membrane beta-barrel protein — MSSFLQKLIWGCLILVSFSVSVYAQQGSGFGFKGGLNYTTSGKYFKDAGDILAKPQSNMGYHLGIFYQLNSYDIALRPEVVFTETQFETSLGQVTTQKVDLPVLVKMRFFQIIGFSFGPSFRYILSEKFSNPDNFDPSDPWGLGFQLGLGVNLGPVGLDLRFERELNERKFTLDNVLGKKDYKSQQLILGLSFKIPNKK, encoded by the coding sequence ATGTCCTCATTTCTTCAAAAGTTAATTTGGGGTTGCTTAATCCTAGTTAGTTTTTCCGTTTCGGTTTATGCGCAACAAGGAAGCGGATTTGGATTTAAAGGAGGACTCAATTACACCACCAGTGGGAAATATTTCAAAGATGCTGGTGATATTTTGGCTAAGCCTCAATCGAATATGGGGTATCACCTTGGGATTTTTTATCAGTTAAATAGCTATGACATCGCTCTTAGACCGGAGGTGGTATTTACTGAAACCCAATTTGAAACAAGTTTGGGTCAGGTGACTACTCAAAAAGTAGATCTTCCTGTCCTGGTTAAAATGCGGTTTTTTCAAATAATCGGCTTTTCTTTTGGCCCATCCTTTCGATATATTCTTTCAGAAAAATTTTCAAATCCTGACAACTTTGATCCGTCTGATCCTTGGGGACTTGGATTTCAATTGGGATTGGGAGTGAATTTGGGTCCGGTTGGTTTAGATCTTCGATTTGAACGGGAATTAAATGAACGGAAATTTACCTTGGATAATGTCTTGGGAAAAAAAGACTACAAAAGTCAACAGTTGATTTTGGGATTGTCATTCAAAATTCCTAACAAAAAGTAA
- a CDS encoding PQQ-dependent sugar dehydrogenase yields MKNFTWIAVFLLPIFLWNCSSKDIDPFATLAPEESRFTKITLVEKLNEPMELEVLDNFDVLFIERGGKIRKYIAETGQVDEVGFLDVYAQNEDGLLGLAKDPKFNENQWIYLYYSPAGPDSINRLSRFTLAEGLLDKTSEKIMLEVPVFRGCCHSGGSLEFDAQGNLFLSLGDDTTPFESANYNPIDERPGRPGNVDAQKTSGNTNDLRGSIIRITPQPDGAYTIPEGNLFPIGTPNARPEIYVKGNRNPFRIAVDQRNGNLFWGEVGPDASVDSLKRGPKGHDEFNLATKPGFFGWPYFVGNNKPYWKYDFATEESLYEFDPVAPKNTSPNSTGLGILPPATPALIWYPYDESVEFPMLGTGGRNAMAGPVYYRSDYEASEVRFPGYYDGKVFFYDWMRNWIFTVKLTENFEYDTMERFMPSTIFDKPVDMQFAKDGSLYILEYGTFWSAQNDDSGIYRIEFAAGNRKPQVKASADQLMGAAPLTVSFSSSGTQDLDEGDQLSYEWDFGIGAKSTEANPEFTFKDPGVYPVTLTVKDSQGAAATANLEIKVGNEAPSVKIQWKGNRSFYFGPEAIEYIVSVNDREDGTIDSSRINFSIDFLEGGFDLIQTGHQADEPVSLGENYITQAGCKACHAIANESIGPDYTSVSKKYLNQADAKSYLIQKITNGGGGVWGERVMPGHTHLPVAQVEAMVDFILGISNPNLNSRTLPLSGKYALTRTDLADGYYLVQAGYEDRGANGQASIKSQDVLMIRNSTVRAASANLLQDVAKANGPQFQFVKFTASGAWIRFDELDLASIQKVVLELNPGGTKGKIEIRSGSPTGNLLGETTVLSSKDRPSGNSGPYFSIPVTIKASPEIQDVYLVFVPEGDVSIWNTFNLNTIRFER; encoded by the coding sequence ATGAAGAATTTTACTTGGATTGCCGTTTTCCTTCTTCCTATTTTCTTGTGGAATTGCAGTAGCAAGGATATTGATCCTTTTGCAACACTAGCTCCTGAAGAAAGTCGATTTACCAAAATCACGCTGGTCGAAAAGCTCAATGAGCCGATGGAGCTAGAGGTTCTGGATAATTTCGACGTACTTTTTATTGAACGAGGAGGGAAAATCCGAAAATATATCGCCGAAACTGGACAGGTAGACGAAGTTGGTTTTTTGGACGTCTATGCCCAAAATGAAGACGGCCTCCTCGGATTAGCTAAGGATCCAAAGTTCAATGAAAACCAATGGATTTACTTGTACTATTCACCAGCAGGTCCAGATTCGATCAATCGTCTTTCTCGATTTACCTTGGCGGAAGGATTGCTGGACAAAACCTCTGAGAAAATTATGCTCGAGGTTCCCGTTTTTCGCGGATGTTGCCATTCCGGTGGATCCTTGGAGTTTGATGCTCAGGGAAATCTGTTTTTGAGTTTGGGAGATGATACCACTCCTTTTGAATCAGCGAATTATAATCCGATTGACGAGCGGCCAGGAAGACCGGGAAATGTTGATGCTCAAAAAACTTCCGGAAATACGAATGACCTTCGAGGTTCGATCATTCGAATTACCCCACAGCCAGATGGTGCCTACACCATTCCGGAGGGAAATTTATTTCCCATCGGCACTCCCAATGCTCGGCCTGAAATCTATGTCAAAGGCAACCGAAATCCCTTTCGGATTGCTGTAGATCAACGAAATGGAAATCTATTTTGGGGAGAAGTAGGCCCAGATGCCTCGGTAGATAGCCTTAAGCGTGGACCCAAAGGTCACGATGAATTTAACTTGGCTACCAAGCCAGGATTTTTCGGTTGGCCCTACTTTGTGGGGAATAACAAGCCCTATTGGAAGTATGATTTTGCAACCGAAGAAAGTTTGTATGAATTTGATCCTGTTGCACCCAAAAACACATCTCCCAATTCCACGGGTTTAGGTATTCTTCCTCCTGCTACTCCAGCCTTGATTTGGTATCCCTATGATGAATCAGTCGAATTCCCCATGCTAGGCACAGGTGGTCGTAATGCGATGGCAGGACCAGTCTATTATCGTTCAGATTATGAAGCATCAGAGGTTCGGTTCCCGGGCTATTACGATGGGAAGGTCTTCTTCTATGATTGGATGCGAAATTGGATTTTCACCGTCAAGCTGACTGAAAATTTTGAATATGATACCATGGAGCGCTTTATGCCTTCGACCATTTTTGACAAACCGGTAGACATGCAGTTTGCCAAAGATGGCTCCCTTTACATTCTTGAGTACGGGACGTTTTGGAGTGCTCAAAATGATGATTCGGGAATTTATCGGATTGAATTTGCGGCTGGAAATCGAAAGCCACAGGTCAAAGCTTCTGCAGATCAACTCATGGGAGCGGCTCCATTGACTGTTTCATTTTCATCCAGCGGAACGCAAGATTTGGATGAAGGAGATCAGCTGAGTTATGAATGGGATTTTGGAATAGGAGCTAAATCTACTGAGGCCAATCCGGAATTTACATTTAAGGATCCTGGGGTATATCCGGTCACGCTTACGGTCAAGGATAGCCAAGGTGCTGCTGCAACTGCCAACTTGGAGATCAAAGTCGGAAATGAGGCCCCTAGCGTGAAGATTCAATGGAAAGGAAATCGATCGTTTTACTTTGGTCCTGAAGCTATCGAATACATTGTTTCAGTCAATGATCGAGAAGATGGGACGATAGATTCCTCTCGTATCAATTTTTCGATTGATTTCCTTGAGGGAGGATTTGACTTGATTCAGACTGGTCATCAAGCCGATGAACCGGTTAGTTTGGGAGAAAATTACATTACCCAGGCAGGATGTAAAGCCTGTCATGCAATTGCCAACGAATCTATTGGACCAGATTATACTTCTGTTTCCAAGAAGTATCTGAATCAAGCCGATGCTAAATCCTACTTGATCCAAAAAATCACCAATGGTGGAGGGGGAGTTTGGGGAGAGCGAGTTATGCCAGGGCATACTCATCTGCCCGTTGCACAGGTAGAAGCGATGGTGGATTTTATTTTGGGGATTTCTAATCCAAACTTGAATTCCAGAACTCTGCCTCTTTCTGGAAAATATGCCTTGACCCGTACAGATTTGGCTGATGGATATTACTTGGTTCAGGCGGGGTATGAAGATAGGGGAGCCAATGGACAAGCTTCTATCAAATCCCAAGATGTCCTAATGATTCGAAATTCCACCGTTCGAGCTGCTTCAGCAAATCTGCTTCAAGATGTGGCCAAGGCCAACGGTCCACAATTTCAATTTGTCAAATTCACTGCTTCTGGGGCTTGGATTAGATTTGATGAGTTGGATTTGGCAAGTATCCAGAAGGTAGTCTTGGAGCTCAATCCAGGTGGAACAAAAGGGAAAATCGAAATTCGATCCGGAAGCCCAACGGGAAATTTATTGGGAGAAACGACAGTATTAAGTTCTAAAGATCGCCCGTCTGGAAATTCAGGCCCGTATTTTTCCATTCCTGTTACTATCAAGGCTTCTCCTGAAATTCAAGACGTGTATCTGGTTTTTGTCCCAGAAGGTGATGTGTCGATTTGGAATACCTTCAACCTAAATACGATTCGCTTTGAGCGATAG
- a CDS encoding aminotransferase class V-fold PLP-dependent enzyme — MDCQKHLFALDSKVTYLNNAYRGPILTKAASSIQEDLERMKNPFQMSPVDFFTRVDRVKNLFANLIHATSEDIAIIPSTSYGFAVALSNWTENQGKKAITVSDEFPSGYFSAKRWSEENHGQLIVVSPEEGETSLGPVWNQRILDSIDQETGVVLLSSVHWMNGTKFDLKEIGKKCREVGALFIVDGTQSVGMMPMDVEEFQIDALICATYKWMLGPYSLALGYFGKRLQQGKPLEESWMNRTNSRNFSSLTDYQSEYILGAGRFDVGETSHFLTLPILEESLKQILSWQPENMQAYARTLKVSLLDFQQKWGLGLDLGGFSSDHLFALPLPKGIVVDQVKSALEKEQIYVSVRGTALRVSINVFNEPKDIEKLTRVLGEVYASTT, encoded by the coding sequence ATGGACTGTCAAAAACACCTTTTCGCGTTAGATTCAAAGGTTACCTATCTCAATAATGCTTATCGTGGACCGATATTGACCAAGGCCGCGAGTTCGATTCAAGAAGATTTGGAACGGATGAAAAATCCCTTTCAGATGAGTCCGGTGGATTTTTTTACAAGAGTCGATCGGGTGAAAAATCTATTTGCCAATCTTATTCATGCCACCTCTGAAGATATTGCAATCATTCCGAGTACTTCTTATGGGTTTGCAGTAGCCCTTTCCAATTGGACGGAGAATCAGGGAAAAAAGGCTATCACCGTGAGCGATGAGTTTCCAAGTGGTTATTTTTCTGCCAAGCGATGGTCAGAAGAAAATCATGGGCAATTGATCGTGGTGTCTCCAGAAGAAGGTGAAACTTCCTTAGGACCTGTTTGGAATCAGCGGATTTTGGATTCGATTGATCAAGAAACGGGAGTAGTCTTATTGTCAAGTGTTCACTGGATGAATGGGACGAAGTTCGATTTGAAGGAAATTGGGAAAAAATGCCGGGAGGTAGGGGCTTTGTTTATTGTGGATGGAACCCAATCTGTCGGGATGATGCCAATGGATGTGGAAGAATTTCAAATTGATGCCCTGATCTGCGCTACCTACAAATGGATGCTTGGGCCATATTCACTGGCATTAGGATATTTTGGAAAAAGGCTTCAGCAAGGTAAACCCTTAGAGGAGTCCTGGATGAACCGAACCAATTCTCGGAATTTTTCGAGCCTTACCGATTACCAATCTGAGTATATTTTAGGAGCAGGGAGATTTGATGTGGGTGAAACCAGCCATTTTCTTACCCTGCCTATTTTGGAGGAATCCTTAAAGCAGATTTTGTCCTGGCAACCGGAAAATATGCAAGCCTATGCCCGAACCCTGAAAGTTAGTTTGCTGGATTTTCAGCAAAAGTGGGGCTTAGGTCTGGATTTGGGGGGATTTTCTTCTGATCACCTGTTTGCTTTGCCACTTCCCAAAGGAATCGTCGTAGATCAAGTAAAGTCCGCGTTGGAGAAAGAACAGATTTACGTTTCCGTTCGGGGGACAGCCCTTCGAGTTTCGATTAATGTATTTAACGAACCCAAGGATATTGAAAAATTAACCCGAGTGTTGGGAGAGGTGTATGCTTCGACTACCTAA
- a CDS encoding sensor histidine kinase translates to MVYKRFSVGITLRVLGIAVCIFLGIWLYYTQGLLLAPGILLLAVGFLAGEMIYYVNSINHKLARFLDSIRFTDFSSSFTSDSKMGGSFREVNQAFNEVMEVFKQTRAEKEEQMLFLQVIIQHINTGIISFNAEGKIGVINNAAKQLLQIPQFRDISDLGKLSVQLLQEIMEIKPGQRLSFKVNPTLHLIIQSTALKMGGTSWTLLSFQNINAELQSNELEAWQNLTKVLRHEIMNSITPISSLVDSLRTILDEDSFVQPEGILIKRDGFLDIQEGLDTIANRSKGLVTFVNAYRDYTNIPLPKKSMVSVDDLIENVCHLMREELRSKEIEVKKLITPENLEIACDPDQVSMILINLIKNATESLQNQADRRIQIRAIGQGDLGSQIQVEDNGPGIVPEALERIFVPFYTTKKTGSGIGLAISRQIMNLHRGSLTVTSEADKRTIFSLNFR, encoded by the coding sequence ATGGTCTATAAACGGTTTTCGGTTGGAATCACCCTCCGGGTACTTGGAATTGCAGTCTGTATTTTCTTGGGGATTTGGCTGTATTACACCCAAGGATTGCTGCTTGCTCCAGGTATTTTACTCTTGGCAGTCGGATTTTTGGCAGGTGAAATGATCTATTACGTCAACTCGATCAATCATAAGTTGGCGCGCTTTCTGGATTCCATCCGTTTTACTGACTTTTCTTCCTCCTTTACCTCCGATAGTAAAATGGGAGGTTCCTTTCGAGAAGTCAACCAAGCCTTCAATGAAGTGATGGAGGTATTTAAGCAAACTCGAGCTGAAAAAGAGGAGCAAATGCTTTTTCTCCAGGTCATCATTCAGCACATCAATACCGGCATAATTTCATTTAACGCCGAAGGAAAAATTGGTGTCATCAATAACGCCGCCAAGCAACTCCTTCAAATCCCTCAGTTTCGGGATATTTCGGATTTAGGAAAACTCTCAGTCCAGCTTCTTCAAGAAATCATGGAAATCAAGCCTGGGCAGCGCCTTTCCTTTAAAGTCAATCCAACCTTACACCTGATCATTCAATCTACAGCCCTGAAAATGGGCGGTACAAGCTGGACTTTGCTTTCCTTTCAAAATATCAATGCTGAATTGCAATCGAACGAACTAGAAGCATGGCAAAATCTCACCAAGGTTCTCCGCCATGAAATCATGAATTCAATCACTCCGATTTCGAGCTTGGTGGATTCACTTCGAACGATCTTGGATGAAGATAGCTTTGTCCAACCAGAGGGCATTTTGATTAAGAGAGATGGGTTTTTGGATATTCAGGAGGGATTGGACACCATCGCTAATCGGAGCAAAGGGCTGGTCACTTTTGTCAATGCGTATCGGGACTATACCAATATTCCACTTCCTAAAAAGTCCATGGTCTCGGTGGATGATTTGATTGAAAATGTCTGCCACCTGATGCGGGAAGAATTGCGATCCAAGGAAATTGAGGTGAAAAAACTGATTACCCCTGAAAATCTCGAAATCGCTTGTGATCCTGATCAGGTCAGCATGATCTTGATCAATTTGATCAAAAACGCCACAGAGTCCTTGCAAAATCAAGCCGACCGGAGAATCCAAATCCGAGCTATTGGCCAAGGTGACTTGGGAAGTCAAATTCAAGTGGAAGATAACGGACCCGGAATTGTACCCGAAGCGCTAGAGCGGATTTTTGTTCCATTCTACACGACTAAAAAGACGGGCTCAGGAATCGGGCTGGCCATTTCCAGACAGATCATGAACCTGCATCGAGGAAGCCTAACAGTCACTTCCGAAGCCGATAAGCGAACGATATTTAGTTTGAATTTTAGGTAG
- a CDS encoding sigma-54-dependent transcriptional regulator: MNEQRFGKILIVDDNEDLLKAAKIFLKRHFAQVDTETNPDLLPILTHNENYDVILLDMNFTKDVSSGQEGFYWLDRILELDPSAVVVLITAYGDVNLAVKAIKEGATDFVLKPWENERLLATLNSALQLRQSKLEVNLLKDQKQTLQEDIDNKFKDIIGQSPAMQKVFETIERVASTDANVLILGENGTGKELVARAIHRHSRRNREAFVGVDLGSITTTLFESELFGHKKGSFTDAKEDRAGRFEQAHKGTLFLDEIGNLPMALQSKLLAALQNRQVTRVGANKPVDVNIRLISATNMPIYSMVYENTFRQDLLYRINTIEITLPPLRDRVEDIPLLADHFISYYSKKYNKDIRKASEPLLKRMAKYHWPGNIRELQHSIERAVIMSNHNVLQPEDLFLNKMGQAEKSEENVSLEHLNIEDVERILIRKALQKHNGHITRAAEELGLTRSSLYRRLEKYGL; this comes from the coding sequence ATGAATGAGCAACGATTCGGCAAAATTCTCATCGTCGACGACAATGAAGACCTTCTCAAAGCTGCGAAGATTTTTCTCAAAAGGCATTTTGCTCAGGTAGATACGGAGACCAACCCCGACCTTTTGCCGATTTTAACGCACAATGAAAACTATGATGTGATCCTATTGGACATGAACTTCACCAAGGATGTGAGTTCTGGACAGGAGGGTTTTTATTGGTTGGATCGAATTCTCGAACTCGATCCTTCAGCTGTAGTGGTATTGATTACTGCCTACGGAGATGTCAACCTCGCAGTAAAAGCTATCAAAGAAGGTGCAACAGATTTTGTGCTAAAACCTTGGGAAAACGAACGCCTACTCGCCACTCTCAATTCTGCACTTCAACTTCGCCAATCCAAGTTGGAAGTCAATCTCCTCAAAGACCAAAAGCAAACCTTGCAGGAAGATATCGACAACAAATTCAAAGATATCATCGGCCAAAGTCCGGCCATGCAAAAGGTATTTGAAACTATCGAACGGGTGGCTTCTACGGATGCCAATGTGCTAATTTTAGGAGAAAACGGAACAGGAAAGGAACTTGTCGCCCGGGCCATTCACCGACATTCTCGACGAAATCGGGAAGCTTTCGTGGGGGTGGACTTGGGATCAATCACCACGACCTTGTTTGAATCCGAACTATTCGGCCATAAAAAAGGATCATTTACAGATGCCAAAGAAGATCGCGCCGGGCGATTTGAACAAGCTCATAAGGGGACGCTTTTTTTGGATGAAATCGGCAACCTACCGATGGCTCTTCAGTCCAAACTTTTAGCCGCTCTGCAAAATCGTCAAGTAACCCGTGTAGGTGCTAACAAACCAGTGGATGTCAATATCCGATTGATTTCTGCGACCAATATGCCGATCTATTCGATGGTTTATGAAAACACGTTTCGACAGGATTTACTTTATCGAATCAATACGATTGAAATCACCCTTCCACCACTTCGGGATCGAGTAGAGGATATTCCTTTGTTGGCAGATCATTTTATTTCCTACTATTCCAAAAAGTACAACAAGGACATCCGAAAAGCATCCGAACCACTCCTCAAACGAATGGCGAAATATCATTGGCCTGGAAATATCCGGGAGCTACAGCATAGTATCGAGCGTGCAGTAATTATGAGTAATCACAATGTGCTACAGCCTGAAGATCTCTTTCTCAATAAAATGGGACAAGCTGAGAAATCCGAGGAAAATGTCAGCCTTGAGCATTTGAATATCGAAGACGTCGAGCGGATCCTGATTCGAAAGGCACTTCAAAAACACAATGGACATATCACCCGTGCTGCGGAAGAATTGGGGCTCACCCGATCTTCCCTCTATCGAAGACTAGAAAAATATGGTCTATAA
- a CDS encoding efflux RND transporter periplasmic adaptor subunit, with amino-acid sequence MDRKIEKKTWTPRRIAALVGGLVLVGGIIYQLGFADHRSTMNVEKDRLSIGTVKTGEFTDYILVSGQIEPARTVYLDAIEGGVIHQVVRESGALVKRGDTILVLNNSNLQLDVMQRETMLYEQINNLRQTRLLLDQNDLNQQGQLAEIDYQISLLEPQYKRFKELHDKKLVSDREFEEVKEQYEYNVKRRKLTYASYRNDSIARSIQLNQLRLSENRMQASLTGVGNILDNLIITAPIAGQLATPQQLEIGQAINPGQRYGQIDILDEFKVRVPVDELYLPRISAGLRGKFSLSGQEYELEITKIYPTITNGRFEVDMEFTGERPEGIRRGQSVRIRLELGQSEQSLLLPTGGFFKDTGGNWVYVLNAAGNAEKRNIRLGRKNPEFYEVLEGLVEGEKVIISGYENFGDNEVLNLR; translated from the coding sequence ATGGACCGAAAGATTGAAAAGAAAACATGGACTCCTCGAAGAATCGCTGCCCTAGTAGGCGGATTGGTTTTGGTTGGGGGAATTATTTACCAACTGGGATTTGCAGATCATCGATCTACGATGAATGTGGAAAAAGATCGTTTGAGTATTGGCACTGTGAAGACTGGAGAGTTTACCGATTACATTCTAGTATCTGGGCAAATTGAGCCTGCTCGTACGGTTTACCTCGATGCCATCGAAGGCGGTGTCATCCATCAGGTGGTTCGGGAGTCGGGAGCTTTGGTCAAGCGGGGTGATACGATTTTGGTACTCAATAATTCCAATCTTCAACTGGATGTGATGCAGCGAGAGACCATGCTTTATGAGCAGATCAATAACCTTCGTCAAACCCGTTTGCTTTTGGACCAAAACGATCTGAATCAACAAGGTCAACTCGCTGAAATCGATTATCAAATCAGTCTTTTGGAACCTCAATACAAGCGGTTTAAAGAATTGCACGATAAAAAATTGGTGTCAGATCGTGAATTTGAGGAGGTGAAAGAGCAATATGAATACAATGTCAAGCGCAGAAAGTTGACCTATGCTTCGTATCGCAATGACTCCATTGCCCGATCTATTCAGCTCAATCAACTTCGACTATCCGAAAACAGAATGCAAGCCTCCCTTACTGGTGTGGGAAATATTTTGGATAATCTAATCATTACTGCACCCATTGCCGGTCAGTTGGCTACTCCACAACAACTAGAAATCGGTCAAGCAATCAATCCTGGTCAGCGCTATGGACAAATCGATATTTTGGATGAATTCAAAGTCCGAGTGCCTGTGGATGAATTGTATTTACCACGAATCAGCGCTGGACTTCGCGGTAAGTTTTCGCTTAGCGGCCAGGAATACGAGCTTGAAATCACCAAAATCTATCCAACAATTACCAATGGTCGCTTTGAAGTAGACATGGAATTTACCGGCGAGCGTCCAGAGGGAATAAGAAGAGGACAGAGTGTAAGGATCCGCTTGGAATTAGGTCAAAGTGAACAAAGCTTATTGCTACCTACGGGTGGGTTCTTCAAAGATACTGGCGGCAACTGGGTTTATGTACTCAATGCAGCTGGAAATGCTGAGAAGAGAAATATCCGTTTAGGAAGGAAAAACCCTGAATTCTATGAAGTCTTGGAAGGCTTGGTAGAAGGAGAAAAAGTCATCATCAGCGGCTATGAGAATTTTGGGGATAATGAGGTGTTGAATTTGAGGTAA
- a CDS encoding four helix bundle protein, with protein sequence MSFKFEKLLIWQKAMDLAEDIQKLSKRFPKEEQYNLTSQINRAVDSIALNIAEGSIIQSNPEQHRFLGYAIRSIAEVVTCLHKAKRRAYLSDEEFEKLYKDFQDLMNMTIGFKNKIN encoded by the coding sequence ATGAGCTTTAAATTTGAAAAACTTTTGATTTGGCAAAAGGCTATGGATCTGGCTGAAGATATCCAAAAATTATCCAAAAGGTTTCCAAAAGAGGAGCAATATAACCTCACAAGCCAAATCAATAGAGCTGTAGATTCTATTGCCTTAAATATTGCCGAGGGTTCAATAATCCAATCCAATCCAGAGCAGCATAGGTTTTTGGGCTATGCTATTAGATCAATTGCTGAGGTAGTGACATGCCTTCATAAGGCCAAGAGAAGAGCTTATTTATCGGATGAAGAGTTTGAAAAATTGTATAAGGACTTTCAAGATTTGATGAATATGACTATAGGCTTTAAAAACAAAATTAATTAG
- a CDS encoding ABC transporter ATP-binding protein yields MENVIKTVNLRKLYTTEEVETTALDGIQIEIKKGEFVAIMGPSGCGKSTLLNIIGLLDNPDSGQYFFLGNEVANYSERQRSGMRKGNIGFVFQSFNLIDELTVFENVELPLLYLKTPTDERKKRVEEVLTRMNIMHRRNHFPQQLSGGQQQRVAIARAIVAKPSVILADEPTGNLDSKNGEEVMRLLEELNNEGTTIVMVTHSPHDANYAHRVINLFDGKVVTENIREQFHV; encoded by the coding sequence ATGGAAAACGTCATCAAAACCGTCAATCTCCGGAAGCTCTATACCACGGAGGAAGTAGAAACTACCGCCTTGGATGGTATCCAAATTGAAATCAAAAAGGGCGAGTTTGTCGCGATTATGGGGCCATCAGGCTGCGGAAAATCGACTTTGCTCAATATCATTGGCCTGCTGGATAATCCGGATAGCGGACAATACTTTTTTCTGGGCAATGAAGTAGCCAATTACTCGGAGCGCCAGCGTTCAGGAATGCGAAAAGGCAACATTGGCTTTGTGTTTCAAAGCTTCAACTTGATCGATGAATTGACTGTGTTTGAAAATGTGGAGCTACCTCTCCTTTACTTGAAAACCCCAACCGATGAGCGCAAAAAGCGAGTAGAAGAGGTTTTGACCCGAATGAACATTATGCATCGGCGGAATCACTTTCCGCAACAGCTTTCCGGCGGTCAGCAGCAACGTGTGGCGATTGCTCGTGCGATTGTAGCCAAGCCATCTGTAATCCTCGCCGATGAACCTACCGGTAACTTGGATTCCAAAAATGGGGAAGAAGTGATGCGACTTTTGGAGGAATTAAATAACGAGGGCACTACGATCGTTATGGTGACTCACTCCCCTCATGACGCCAACTACGCACATCGAGTGATCAATCTATTTGATGGTAAAGTGGTGACAGAGAATATTCGGGAGCAGTTTCATGTATGA